The region AAGTTAAAAGCCTCCTACCTTTTAGGAAAACTTAGTGCTTCAAAAAAAGTTCCTTTTTTATTAATTTGGGGCGACAAGGATAATTTCATACCTTTGTTTCTTGGTAAAAAGATTGCAAATTTCTACAGATGGGTAAAATTAAAAATAGTATCCAACTCAGGGCATTGTATACATGATGAAGATCCTTCAGTATTCAATAAAATCTCATACGAATGGATTAGAGATTTAAAAACCTTTTAAAATATGAAACATACATTATCAGTTCTCGTTGAAGACGAATCTGGAGCTTTAAGTAGAATCTCAGGACTTTTTGCGAGAAGGGGCTTTAACATAGATAGCCTCGCTGTTGGTCCAGCAGAAACTAAAGGAATTTCAAGACTAACTATGGTAGTAGAAGGTGACGATGAAACTCTTCAACAGATGACTAAGCAACTCAATAAATTATTTAATGTTCTTGGAGTTGTGGATCTTACAAATATGGCAGCTGTTGAGAGGGAATTGATGTTACTAAAAGTTTCATCAAAGGAAGATACAAGAAGTAATATCTTAGATTTAGTTCAAATATTCCGTGCAAAAGTTGTTGATGTATCAGATATAGCCCTAACCCTAGAAGTGGTTGGGGATCCTGGGAAGTTAGTTGCTTTAGAGAAATTACTCGAACCTTATGGAATTCTTGAAATAGCGAGAACTGGCAAGGTGGCTCTTAAGCGCTCTTCAGGAGTTAATACAGAAATGTTAAAAATAAATAAATATTCTCTAGAAATTTAATTATGTATTTTTACTCCAATTATTAGATCTTCTTTCTTAATTTTTTCAAGTACATCAAAACCTTTTATAATTTTCCCAAAAATTGAATATCTACCGTCTAGTTCTGGTATTTTATCCGTTACAAAAAAAAATTCAGTAGATGAGGACTTATTCTTTCCACTTTTAACCATAGCAATTGAACCTTTCTCAAAGGTATAAATTAAGTTTTCTAATTCAAAAGGATTTTTTATTTGATAATTATATCTTGGTTTTTTTTCTTCTTTGAATTTAATCTCTAATGGTATTGATAAACTTCTCTTGTTCAAGGTTAGATTTCTTTCAGGATAAAATTTATTTTTCGGATTAATACCACCCATAATAAAACTTACTTGGGGGTAGTTGATGACTTTGTAAAATTTTTGATTTAAGTAAAATTTTTTTTCTATATTTTCCAGAAAGTTTGATACTGTTATTGGGTTATCTTTACCATATAACTTAACCTCAAGTTCACCTTTTGAAGTCACAAAAGATATCACTTTGTTATCTGCAATACACCTTAATTTAAGTTTTTGGCAGTAATAATTTGAATCAATCTTATTTTTAAAACTACATGCTGATATTAAAAATAAAACATTAATTAAAGATAATGCTTTTAATGGAAATTTTATTTTAAACCCTCCAAATTAACATTCAAAAATTTAGCTAGACGAGCTCCTTCTTCTTCAACTTGAAGTAGTGGTTTAAGTTCACCTGCTCCACTAAGGGGGAGAGGTTTTTTTCTACCTTTTAGTACTAATGCAATTCTCCTTCTAGGATTAAATCCCTCACTTATGTCCAACTTAACTGATTTAATTTCATCGAAATTTAATTTAACTTCAATGTCTTTAAATAAACCTTTTCTTTTTATTTCTACAGATTTTGATGATTTATCAAAAGAATTACTTCCTGAACCAAAGTTTATGTAAACCAAATACCATAAGTAAAAATTCAATAAATTTGCAATTACTCCGTATGCTCCCATTATTATTCCTTGAGGTATAAACAATAAACTTGAAGGATTTCCTAAAGGTAAAAGATCCCTTCCTGTATAGCTAGATACAGAAGCCAAAAGGAATCCAATACCTCCTATAGTCAACATTCCTCCAATAATATAATTTGAAATTTTTCTTGATCCACCAATTTTTTGTTCGATTTTATCGAATGACGTGAGGTCTGAATTCATTTTTATCTTTTTTTAGAGCCTAATTCAGATAATTTAACAAACTAAGGGAGTATTCTTACCTAATTTTTAATAAAAAAGTCAGGAAAGCTTTACAAGGCATTTCAGATATACAAATATTTCCCCACATTACTCTCAATCTTTGTTACAGTCACTGCGTATCCCGAAGCTAAAAACGATTTCTCATGACGATCGCAGTTGGTAGCGCCCCACAAAGAGGATGGTTTGATGTCCTCGATGATTGGTTGAAGCGCGACCGCTTTGTATTTATTGGTTGGTCCGGACTACTTCTACTTCCTTGTGCATATCTTGCTATAGGTGGTTGGTTCGTCGGAACAACATTTGTTACCTCTTGGTACACACATGGAGTTGCAAGCTCATACCTTGAAGGTTGTAACTTTTTAACAGCAGCTGTAAGCACCCCTGGCGATGCCATGGGACACAGTCTTCTATTTTTATGGGGTCCTGAAGCCCAAGGTAGTTTCGTAAGATGGCTACAACTTGGTGGACTTTGGAACTTCGTTGCATTACATGGAGTATTTGGCCTAATTGGTTTTATGCTTCGTCAGTTTGAAATTGCTGGCCTTGTTGGAATTAGACCATACAACGCATTAGCATTCTCAGCAGTAATTGCAGTATTCACAAGTATTTTCCTTATTTATCCTTTAGGACAGCATAGTTGGTTTTTCGCACCTTCATTTGGTGTTGCAGCAATCTTCCGTTACATTCTGTTCATTCAAGGTTTTCACAATATCACTCTAAATCCGTTTCACATGATGGGTGTTGCTGGAATTCTTGGTGGTGCTCTACTTTGCGCTATCCATGGAGCTACAGTACAAAATACTTTGTATGAAGACACAAGTATTTATACAGATGGTAAGGTTCAAAGTTCAACATTTAGAGCTTTTGACCCAACTCAAGAAGAAGAAACTTATTCAATGATTACAGCAAATAGATTCTGGAGTCAAATCTTCGGTATTGCTTTCTCAAACAAGCGTTTCTTACATTTCTTGATGTTATTTGTACCTGTTATGGGTATGTGGACATCTTCAATTGGTATTGTTGGCTTAGCACTAAACTTAAGAGCTTATGATTTCGTAAGCCAAGAAATCCGTGCAGCAGAAGATCCAGAATTTGAAACTTTCTATACAAAAAATATACTTTTGAACGAAGGTATGCGAGCATGGATGTCTTCTGTGGATCAACCACACGAAAACTTTGTATTCCCTGAGGAGGTTCTTCCACGTGGAAACGCCCTTTAATAATTTATTAAGAGCTCCAAACCAAAGTATTGAGGAAACTGGCTATGCCTGGTATGTAGGTAACGCTAGATTAATCAATCTATCTGGACGTTTATTAGGAGCTCACATTGCTCACTCTGGACTAATTGTCTTTTGGGCGGGAGCAATGATGCTCTTTGAGGTTAATCATTTTACTTTTGATAAACCAATGTGGGAGCAAGGTCTTATCTGTATGCCACACGTTGCGATGTTTGGCTATGGCATTGGCCCTGGTGGTGAAGTTATAGATATCATGCCTTTCTTCCAGGCAGGCGTGGTTCATTTGATAGCTTCTGCTGTTCTTGGTTTTGGAGGTATTTACCATTCATTAGCAGGTCCAGAAAAACTTGAAGAGGATTTCCCATTTTTCTCAACTGATTGGAGAGATAAGAATCAAATGACAAATATCCTAGGATATCATTTGATTGTTTTAGGTGTAGGTGCATTAGCATGGTCAATAAACTGGTGTTTTATCGGCGGTGCATATGACACATGGGCGCCTGGTGGTGGTGAAGTTAGACTTGTTAATCCAACCCTAGATCCAAGAGTTATTCTTGGTTACCTATTCAGGTCTCCATGGGGAGGAGCCGGTTCAATAATTGGAGTTAACTCCATTGAAGACATTGTTGGTGGACATGTTTACGTGGGTGTAACTGCAATTATTGGAGGAATATTCCACATCTTTACCAAACCATTCGGATGGGCCAGAAGAGCATTTATTTGGAATGGTGAAGGACTATTAAGTTATGCGCTTGGTGGAATTTGTGTTGCAAGTTTTATTGCATCAACATTCATCTGGTTTAATAACACTGCTTACCCATCAGAATTTTATGGCCCAACAAATGCTGAAGCTTCGCAAGCACAAAGCTTTACTTTCCTTGTGAGAGACCAAAGAATTGGAGCTAACGTAGGTTCAACAATGGGACCAACTGGTTTAGGTAAGTATCTCATGAGATCTCCTACAGGTGAAATTATATTTGGTGGTGAAACAATGAGATTTTGGGATTTCAGAGGTCCATGGTTAGAGCCTTTAAGAGGTCCTAACGGATTAAGCCTTGAGAAAATTCAAAATGATATTCAGCCTTGGCAGGTAAGAAGAGCTGCTGAATATATGACTCATGCTCCTAACGCTTCTATCAACTCTGTTGGTGGAATTATTACAGAGCCTAATGCTGTTAACTTTGTTAATTTAAGACAATGGTTAGCTGCAGCTCAATTCTTCCTAGGATGGTTTACATTCATCGGTCACCTTTGGCATGCTGGACGTGCTAGAGCAGCCGCTGCTGGTTTCGAAAAAGGAATCGACAGAAAGAGTGAGCCAGCTCTAGAAATGCCAGATTT is a window of Prochlorococcus marinus XMU1419 DNA encoding:
- the psbD gene encoding photosystem II D2 protein (photosystem q(a) protein), which produces MTIAVGSAPQRGWFDVLDDWLKRDRFVFIGWSGLLLLPCAYLAIGGWFVGTTFVTSWYTHGVASSYLEGCNFLTAAVSTPGDAMGHSLLFLWGPEAQGSFVRWLQLGGLWNFVALHGVFGLIGFMLRQFEIAGLVGIRPYNALAFSAVIAVFTSIFLIYPLGQHSWFFAPSFGVAAIFRYILFIQGFHNITLNPFHMMGVAGILGGALLCAIHGATVQNTLYEDTSIYTDGKVQSSTFRAFDPTQEEETYSMITANRFWSQIFGIAFSNKRFLHFLMLFVPVMGMWTSSIGIVGLALNLRAYDFVSQEIRAAEDPEFETFYTKNILLNEGMRAWMSSVDQPHENFVFPEEVLPRGNAL
- the psbC gene encoding photosystem II reaction center protein CP43, which produces METPFNNLLRAPNQSIEETGYAWYVGNARLINLSGRLLGAHIAHSGLIVFWAGAMMLFEVNHFTFDKPMWEQGLICMPHVAMFGYGIGPGGEVIDIMPFFQAGVVHLIASAVLGFGGIYHSLAGPEKLEEDFPFFSTDWRDKNQMTNILGYHLIVLGVGALAWSINWCFIGGAYDTWAPGGGEVRLVNPTLDPRVILGYLFRSPWGGAGSIIGVNSIEDIVGGHVYVGVTAIIGGIFHIFTKPFGWARRAFIWNGEGLLSYALGGICVASFIASTFIWFNNTAYPSEFYGPTNAEASQAQSFTFLVRDQRIGANVGSTMGPTGLGKYLMRSPTGEIIFGGETMRFWDFRGPWLEPLRGPNGLSLEKIQNDIQPWQVRRAAEYMTHAPNASINSVGGIITEPNAVNFVNLRQWLAAAQFFLGWFTFIGHLWHAGRARAAAAGFEKGIDRKSEPALEMPDLD
- the ilvN gene encoding acetolactate synthase small subunit is translated as MKHTLSVLVEDESGALSRISGLFARRGFNIDSLAVGPAETKGISRLTMVVEGDDETLQQMTKQLNKLFNVLGVVDLTNMAAVERELMLLKVSSKEDTRSNILDLVQIFRAKVVDVSDIALTLEVVGDPGKLVALEKLLEPYGILEIARTGKVALKRSSGVNTEMLKINKYSLEI
- a CDS encoding peptidylprolyl isomerase: MTSKGELEVKLYGKDNPITVSNFLENIEKKFYLNQKFYKVINYPQVSFIMGGINPKNKFYPERNLTLNKRSLSIPLEIKFKEEKKPRYNYQIKNPFELENLIYTFEKGSIAMVKSGKNKSSSTEFFFVTDKIPELDGRYSIFGKIIKGFDVLEKIKKEDLIIGVKIHN
- a CDS encoding photosystem I assembly protein Ycf4: MNSDLTSFDKIEQKIGGSRKISNYIIGGMLTIGGIGFLLASVSSYTGRDLLPLGNPSSLLFIPQGIIMGAYGVIANLLNFYLWYLVYINFGSGSNSFDKSSKSVEIKRKGLFKDIEVKLNFDEIKSVKLDISEGFNPRRRIALVLKGRKKPLPLSGAGELKPLLQVEEEGARLAKFLNVNLEGLK